The segment agaggatgcaaatacaaaagcaaCTCAGTAAACCAGAAGCAAGTTTcatctcagcaaaccagggggagatcctgagccccagtgtggtgaAGCAGACAATTCCCAACACCAGGAACAGCCACATGCCTTAGAAAACAGGCatcctccagtggccagacttccacatgcttcagtgtaggCCCAGAAAAATACAGAAGCCTCCAACCAGAAATCAAGacatgccagacaccaccactaggatTCCAGCTCAGTACCAGACTCCTATGGCCTCTAGCAGCACCAGATACCCCCACAAGAATTCCCCCTGGGGTTCAGGGCAGCATCTCCAGGTAAACAACCAGGGCCTGCATCCACTGAAACAAAAAGCCTGAGAGAGTGCCCCTTCCATCCTGAATGAgagttcaaatataaaataaaggaaaaaagtaaaaaaaaaaaaaaaaagatgagtaaaacccaaaaataaatgaaactgaccaaagaaaaatattatggtgacagggactACCAAGACATAAATTCAGAAGATGACAGCAATGTCAAAATACCTATGGACAAAATCCCAAACTCAAAAGGGAAGTGGTctaaagcccagaaagaactcatagaagagctcaaCAAGGAGCTTAAAGATCATAtaagagatgtagaagaaaaattagggaaaggaaaaagagtgaTGTAAGTGAACTATGAAAAAAGTGCCAACCACCTGGAAaactacttaaaaagtagaaatggtcaaatagaaaaggagatataaaaatctactgaagaaaataactccttaaagagtacaattggatgaatagaaaataaaagaagaaagtacCAAAGCTAATTGAGGAAGAGAATAACGTAGAAGTtggaactgggcaagtggaagctaatgagtctatgagacatcaagaattaatccaacaaaatcaaaagaatgaaaaaaacataaaatcccaatggaaaaacaactgaccttgaaaatacaTACAGCAGAGGTaatatcagaatcattgaactacctgaaagccataatcaaaaggaggacctgaacagcctctttcaagaaattatcaaggaaagctgccctaaTGTCCTGCAACGAGAGGGCACAATAAGCATtaaaagaatcctctgatcacctcaggaaagacatccaaaattaaaactccaaggaacattatagccaaatttcagaactatcaggtcaaagcaaaatactacaagtggccagaaagagaCAATTGAAACATTGGgaagtcacaatcaggattacataggacttGGCAGCTACAACATATAAAAATCAAAGGTCACACAATATGACATTTCAAAGGGGAAAGGAGCAAGGACTACAACTAAAAATCACTTACCTAAAAAAAGTAAGCACAATACATCAAaggggaaaatagtcattcagtgaaatagaaggattttaagctttcaaaaggagaaaggtagaactaaaccaaaaatctGAACTCCAACATCAAGACCCAGGAGAAACACAAACaggttaaaagagaaaagaaaacataaggtatTCACCagagttaaactatttacatcccttcatgggaagatgatacttgtaattcttaaaaattgtatcactaatagtacaactagaaggaatatacatagacagacagtAGCATTACAGGATTACAGATTATAGCATTACACTCAGCTTTGCTGGACAAATTATTTTTGGTTGCAAATCCAGCTCCTTTGTTCTAAAGTATATAATGTCCCATGTCCTTTGTTCTTTGAATATGAAAGCTCCTAactcttgtgttttcctgatagCAACTTCACAGTATTAAGTTGTTCTTTTCTCTAATTGTTTATGGTGttgtctccttgacctgagagcttcAAAACATAGTTTTTCTCTGTGAATTTTCAtgttgggatgtctttcaggtggtgataggtggatttttcctattttttttaccctctggatctaaaacTGCAGGGCAATTTTGCTCAATAATCTCTTGAACAGTCTCTAGACtgtttttatcatagctttcaagtagtccaacaGTTCTTATCTTGTGTCTCCTCGATCTGTTCTCCAAGTCAATTATTTTTATGATCatatatttcacattcttttctatttttttcattctattcgttttcttgtatcatttctcTGTGTCTTATGTAATCATTACCTTCCTCttgcccagttctgatttttaaggagttattttcttccataagttttttgatgcttttctcaattggttgactttcttttcataattatttGCTTTACTCTAATTTTTTCCTAAATTTTCATCAACCTCTCAAATTTGATTTTTAGTTCTTTTAAAGCTCATCCAAAAACTCTGTCTGTAATCACTTTACTTATTATTTCTGAGGAGATATACCTATTTTACcttcattatcttcttctgagtttgaacaCAGAGCTTCTCTATCAACATACTAACTAATTAtgattggattctttctcttttgtttactcCATTTTTTAAGGGACTTATTTCTTGGCATTAACCTTGTGCTAGAGTCTGGTTCTGGTCCAGAGTATGGGGGAACGGGGAGTGCAATGTCTCCAGCTTCAGGTTTTGTGGCTGTTGTTTGTGACCTGAGTTGTGACCAGGGCAGGATCCCCTGTAGTGCTGTCACCACAAATACTCTCACTCCCTACAGTCCCTCCCATGGTTGTAAAGTTTAGCTCACCCCTCTGCCCTAGAACCAATACCAGAAATTCTGCTGTCCTCTAAGTGACTACAGTCAGCAGGGCCCCAACCACACTAACCAGACACTCCAGCCTCTGCTCACTTCTGTTTACTGATAGTCACAGCCTGGAGTTTGTCTAGGGAGCACATCTGGGCCTTGGTCCAGCACCAGTTAAGGCCCTAGCAGTCTTCCCCCTGATCACCCATCTGACTCCAACACTGTCCAGTTGGAACTTCTTGAAACTGAGTCTGCTGCCAACCCAGCTGCCCCAAAAGGCTTATTGTTTGTAGATCAGTGGTACCTACCTGGAGGTATGTACTTTTCAAACTGACCAGAACACTATTTCAGTAGGTCAGCTCTTAGCTAACTTCCTCCCAATTCTCTTAGGTTGGATTATCTCTTCATCCtgacttttcattatttcttaagtcAATTCTCTGAGTCACCCAGTCAGCATGTATCTTGGGTAAGACTtgatccaagtcttcctgacaaaGGTTTGGTCCTTATCTGGTATGCCACTCTTCTAAGGATTCAAAGACACAAACTTGTACCTTCAAAGGAACTGACCTTATACTGGGAATAGGTGTGTTTCCAGCTGAGTTTTGAGAGAAatgggaaagcaaaaaaaaacaaatcaagccTTGACTGATAAAGTCTTTCAAGTACAATTATGTGAGGTGAATCCAAGAGGAATCTAGTGTCTGCAAATGGGGACAGAGATGGAGTCAGCTGGAGCCATGAGGCATTTCAGCTGGACTGTGAGAGGCAATGGGCAGCCACTCTAGGTttttgaagatgatgaagatggaATAGTAAGAAACCTTGTTTCTCTATCACTTCAAAGCTGACAAAGTATTTTGCTGTGGGTAACTATCTAGGGTAGGTAAAGAAAACACTATTTTCTCTACATTGCGTGTGTGTATAAGTGCACGTTTACATATGCATatctgtgtgtacacatatatatattcattttgtacatatttataaagtatacactacatacacacatgtacacacacatgttaCACactacacattttttttcctagatgaagaaattcaaggCTTAgacagctaagtgacttgctcatactCGCCCTTGCCAGTAATTTCGGTGTATCTAAAGATTCTTTGCAGGATGGACACAGAGGCCAGTAAAGGGGATGGCACCATcgtgtggtcacaaagagtttagAGCCCAGTACAGGGTCCATTTCTGTGGCTGTGGGTGTGAGGAGGAGAACAAAAGACAAGGAAAGGTAAAATCACAGTGAAATTAATTGTCTGCTAGAGGTGGAATCCGGAAAAGCTGTGTCCAAattctccctcagacacttaacacttgtttgaccctggacaaatcacttcacttctcatgGTCTTGGTATtctatttgtaaagtgaggaagtCAGCCTCCAAAATACCTGTCAATTAGCTGTGCAACGTTACAGAGGGAAACCACTCAGGGCTTAGGGATGAATGAGCTAGGTGGTGggggaggaaagaatggaaaacatgaaaagtcaggtccaaaatggttgtatttttatccccattgctTATTATAATGACAAAATATTACAACTACATAActaaatatctttttcttcttttctttcttcctttcttcactcctccttttcttcctccttttctaagACTTATGTGTCTATGTCACAAATAGCAATGTTCATAATGCTCAGTACTGATTACTGATATTAAACACTTCAGAGCTGAATTCCCCTCAGGCTGCCTCATGGCCACTCAGCATCTTCTTCAGAGCCCTTCTCAGTTTTGAACTGTTCAGGATCAGGAAGGCAGAATGGATGGAGATGCCAGCATAGGTCCCTACCTCCCATACCCAAAAGCTAGAACTGCAAACTGAGAAAGGAGCTACAAGGCTGACAATCAGAGATAGAACATATGATGTAtagaggatgagaaagaagaaaaaagacttcAGGGTTGTAATGTGGACCTGCTTATTCAGGTGCTGAAGACCAGTATTATGGAGCTGCATTTTCCCCACGTGTCGCCAAAGAGATGAAATGAGCAAGATGATGGAggcaaggaagaagagaaaaggaattaaCATAAAAAATATTTGCAGTTGCACTAAAAATTTCCTCTGTAAAGCTCCTGTCACATCATCCAAAGTGGTCTTTTCTGAGTAATTCCCAGGGGCTGGCAGGTCAAAAACATGatagaactttagaaaagaggggatgAATATCAAATTGGATATCACGAGGGACAACAACAGTAGCCAGGGGACAAATTGGGAAATTCTCCACTTCAGCCAGAGGAAGATTGGGTGAGTGAAGGAAGAAATTTTCACACAATAGAAAACAGCAAGCCAGGTGGTGAACCAAAATGTGGTCATATTAGTAAAATGCCAGAAAATGAGAATGTATACTTTTCTGTAAGTTGAGAGGAAATACGAATAGAAGTTGCTCAGAACAGTTGCCCACTGCAGAAAGAAGCGGGAGATGCCCAGGCTGAGCAGGATCATGTCCCCAGGAGGCAGGCTCCAACATCGCACCCATTCCCTGCCCAACACCATGAGAATGAAACCATTTGCTATGATTGATGCCATAGACTCCAGGAGAAAGATGATCATGAAGAAGATAATGAATGGGCTGGGCATTCTTTCTTTGCTGGGACTCTAATGCTCCAGGACACCTTCCCTAGAAGAGATCTGATAGGAGGACAGACTCCCCAAGGGGTCAGGAGTCTTCTGTGCTTTATGTGGGAACCCAGCTGGAAGAGACAGTggaggagcaggaagagattaTCTGTGCCTGATGTGGATTAGAAAAGAAACTTATCACCTCTATGGATGCAAATCTGACATAGCTCACTCACTGAACCCAGTCTCTATTTGTTTATCCTATTTGTTTGTCCCTAACCAGAGCCAGGGCCACGGAAATATCTGGATATCGGCTACCGATCCTGGCACCTTTCAAGAACCCCCTAAAAATGCAAACTTCTTCCCTGCCCATCCTCATTCCAGTCTAGTTGTAAGGCTCCCCCAGATCTTCTCCCACTCCTGTTCTTGTAGTGATGCCCTCACCTCtcactctctccccacccccactattAAACATCCTCCAGTCTATAATGTAAGCACTTAGTTTTCCATTCATGCCCTGGATTCACACATCTATTTTCCTCTCTGTGACTagtgtttcaaattccactttgtAGGCATCAGGTTAACATTGAACCACTCATTTAATCTTTTTGAGCTCCACCATTTAACCAGTCCTGAATCTTTCTACTTGCACCATCATTCaacccacatctctccatcttttccagaaGAATAGCATTAATTAATACCTAGGCATTAATTTGTTCCTAAGTCCAGTCAATAGCAAGGCCCTGGGGGAATGTGAAGCAGGACAGGTGAGTTtctatgaaaggaaaaggaaaggacaggaTAGGTTTCTGCTCAGAGAAAAAGTATCCTATAAGGTTAAGTACAGGAGTAGGGAGGGCAGGTTCTCTGAGAAGCTAGGGATAAGAAACTATGAAGGTTTTGAGTAACTgaaaaggagaagggggtggTAGGTGTCAtggaatgaaatcacagatttccCCTATTGCATTTTACAAAGGGACATCTCTGCtctataaataaaattagaagcaATCCAATACAATGGAAAGCTTACTGGATGTGAAATCAAAAggtatggattcaaatcctggctctacttATAACtacactaggcctcagttttctcacctgtacaatgagggggttggagtaTCTgatctctgaggacccttccaactttaaatcaatGGTTCAGTCCCATTAGGGTTCTATGAAACACTTCAGATCATCCAATTCAGGAATTCATGAAAGGGATAGATGGGCCAGAGGAAGGCCTGTTATCATAAGAGTAGTGAGAGGACGTCAAGAGGAAAAAGTGGAAGAAGGTCTGTCAGCACAAACATCCCACTTTATGTATGCCTACGAAAGAGAGTTAAGAGAGGatgaagaacaaattttaaaaaagaacaaggaTAAAAGGGAACTAAGGAGAAGACAAATAGGAGTACTTTTGTCCCTACTCACATTTCCCTGCCCTGAAAGCTAAGTCAGGTTCTAGGGACATTGTGGGTCAGTATTCAGTCAAAAATCTCAACTCATGACAGTACCAATCAACCAGAGATTACATTTATCCAAACCAAAGAACATTTACTTAGACAGCACAACAAAATAAGTGACAATAAAAATTAGCATATACTCAGGGCTGCCATATCTCCAATGAGGGAAAGAATGCATGAGATACATCATCAGAATAACTCATGTTTCTAGTGCTGATGCATGTTCCCCCACAGAGCAACCAATATCTTTTGGTGGTATCATCAGGGGAGCTGTTTTCTCCACTGAATTCAGTTCCCTATGGATGTACTATGAGTTCCATCTTGATCTCTATAAAGGGGCTCCAGTGAATTGCTGTCACTGAGTTGTCATCTAATgatcttcagtttttttctcaCCAGTTCTTTAGTTCATAGCCCCACGACTATTACAACTCTTTTGTGACTAAACTCACTGGTCAGCTACACTTAGCCAGCAAACAAGACAAGTCCTTAGGGATTTCAGCCTGTTTTAATCAATTGATTTCTTCCTCACCTGCCACTCCATGACCCCAAGCTACTATCTAATTTGAGTTTAGAAATATCCTTTCCTTCCAGAACCTTCCCAGTAATCCCCAAATGTAAGCCCAAGCAAAGTggaggtttttgttgttttctttctggagttcagtttcccaggctcattgaaAGCACCTAAAGGATTGATATCCTTTTAATGCTGATAATCCACAGCTGTGCTGTCATGTAAGTTTCATgcctactgactctgagccaatcaggagccaaATCTTTGGtatatattctgggaggttgGCCTTTGTTATGAAAAACACCCTTTGATTACCTAAACAgaactctgagtagccatttgttaagagtcCTCCACCTACTCAGAGGTTTGTGCTCTCCTGGCCGGGTGGTGTATGTGGGTGCTTGTATTATGCTGTTCAGACAGTAAGATCACCATCTGTTGAATCTCTGTGTTAATTCTGTGCTTATATCTCCTTCTttctaattaaagtaagattgttgaccccttaaaagttactttcctttagcaaagcagaacaaagaacttgtgctagcaggtcatcctgggtatggtagggtgcttactgttatacCAAGTCACCCTAGGATCTAGCCAGCTGGCTCTGAATGTTCTGTTTTCCCCTCAGTCTAATCATTCTTTAGTCCAGAATCTGGGTACCACTTGTCCAATCTCCCCACACCCAAATTATGTCTTTCCTCCAAGGCCTTCACGATGATCTCTGTGAGGCCTATATCAGTTCTgcaagaaatgaatatttctctatGATATCTAATAACTAATTATTGCAATAGgaccaaggtttttttttttctcttttctacttgTTCATCTAGAAATCAATCAGTGTAAGGAATCTCTCTTAGAGATTTACCTAGTTCAAGATCTAATCAGATAGTAAAAGGAATTCTAAGTTTAGGCTAATGAATGTATGCCTGctcattttgtttgtgtttgcTCAGAGGATACCAAGGAAATATTGACTCTTCCTATTATCAAGACAGGTGATATGGATATTGATATGAAAATGGGGATATTGAAGAAAATTACATAAAAGAAGTATGAAGCCCCATAATGTAGGAAATGCTGAAACATTTTCTCACTTTTGCATTAGACATATCACTCTCATCTGAGAATTCCACCTGTGTTGTTGCCGTGAGCTCAGAAAAACACAGAAACGAAGTGAAAATGCTCAAAATCTACTATTGCCAAGAACCCAGCATCTTGATATCATTCAGCTCcttcacagtggaaagagccagCATTGTTTACTGTCATAGTTTCTGAGCTGTGCAACCCTGCTCACAGCCCctcaattccttcctctgaaatggGAAGGGTGTGTGCTTGTTTTCACCTggtcttatttcttcttttcagtaCTTCTCACTGACACTAGATGGTAGTAGATAAGCATATCCCAAAAAGTAACTTTAAGGGAGAAATTGTCATAATAAGTTGCCCCAGTCACCCCCACCAAACTCCCATACACCCCAGGCGTGCTTTACTAGAATGTTAGAAGCTTTGTTACTAATACACTTATTATCAGTTGTAAGTAATACTGaatgctttctttaaaaattaaaatacattatcGTAAGAAACAAATAACAGAACCAAAGAACAGGAATTGTAATTCAATTTAACAGGAAGAGTGATATAAAAATggtatcttctttgatcctcacaacaactttggaaagtaggtgctatcattatctcatttgatagaggaaaaaactgaggcaggcagaggtcaaataacttgcccaaggtctcacagctagtaaatgtctgaggataaATTTAAGATCAGGTTTCCTTGACTCCAGGTGCAGTGCACTTTCCAGTTAGGAAGGATGCCAAAACTACTAATAACCAGCTACATGTAAAATGCCATGGGAGTATGGAGGATGTAAATACCAACATagtaagccagcagcaagccccacctcagcaaaccagggggagatcctgagccccaggtgaagcaggcaaatgccaacaccaggaacACCCACCTGTCTTAGCAAACAGGCATCCTCCAGTGACCAGacctccacatgcttcagtgtaggCCCAGGAAAATGCAGAAAATTTCCACCAGACCTCAACACATACCAGACAGCAGCACTAGGACCCCAGATCAGCAGATAAGCTACTAGACCCCTAAAGCCTCTAGCAACATTAACCACCTCCCTACACCTCTCCTCCTTAGCACAGCACCAGACAAGAGGGTTTCCCCAGAGGCCTCAGGGTAACATCTCTAGGTAAACAACCAGGGCTGGCAGCCACTGACACAAGAAGTCTCAAATAGTGCCCCTTCCATCCTAGCTGAGagctcaaatttttaaagaaggaaaaaagtaaaaacaaaaaacaaaaaccaacaaaaacgaatctgaccatagaaagttatttcagtgatagggaagaccaagacataaactcagaagacaacaacaatatgaaaacacctatgggcaaaaccccaaacaaaaatgggaagtggtctcaagcccaggaagagctcaaaaaggagcttaaaaatcatgagaggtagaaggaaaattgcAAAAAGAAACAAGTGGTGCAAGACAGATATGAtatgatttttaatatgattaatatgatatgatttttaaaaagcaaaactctttaggaacagctaaaaaaagagtaattatcttatgcAAATGAGGTGCAAGATGGAAtcaacacagaggaattagatgtgGAGAGGAGGTCTGTTAGTTCtggaagcttactttcatcagaatttgAGTTCAAGATCAAACAATACATataagagtataaaagtcttctaaattcagaaggaaataaaatattaaggggctaggaaggggagaaaggagaagggaaggatctttagaggggTGAGGTTAAAGGGGATATGGAAAGGTGTTTaaattaatgggaatgggaggataggggaaggATCCTTGGACGGGAGGTAAGTTAAGAAATTGGAGGGCAAGGTATCAGGCAGAAGTAAAGTAAAGGAGTcaggagagataggaaataagagataaacACAAACATAAAGATTAGGAGCAGATTAAGAGAAAAGAAGCAGGAAattatgatcttggacaaagttAAGACTAAAATAgaattaatcaaaagaaaaatggggaaactatACTATGTGTCAGCCATATTTATCAACTATCAAATAGTTTTGGACTATTTAAAACAACTACACAGTTTAAGGTTGAAATATTACTGTGGTATAAGACATGATGACAGTGGAtttggaaaatatggaaagactcgGACTTATGATGGAAGAGgttatccatcctcagagaaacagaACAAATAAGTATAGTTTGGTCTTAcacagatgcatatgaatgtatatgcctATTTATGACTAGGATTAttgatatctaagtatatgtatgtgtaagagTATTTATGTATGGGTGTATgggtgtttatgtatatatgtacatgttttgtgcatatgcttatatatctatgtatatatgcatgtatacatatatgtatatgtatgtacataaacacacatacacatatatatccatgctTACCTCTAGCCTTcttaggggaagagggagaagaagtgtgaaaagaacaaagtaaaaagtgctcagcagcaaaaaaagaaaacgtaaggaagcaaagaaaagatggacagctctcaatacattgtatagtatttattatatagggtttcttgaaatggaaatttattgttgtaTATTTTTAATCCTCTCCCACATTTAGCCTGATGTTCATCATAaggttaatggaatataagatcttcctgtccattaataggcctgtgtttcttttttttccccttggaacATGGACCACATTCCCAGGTCTAAAGGTATTTCAATCACTGATGCCTTGTTACTCTGAATTCTGGCCCAGTACAGAGCTATGATACATTCCATGCTAAGTCATGTAGACTTTCACACCTTTTGGCACTGAGCCAGTTAGGCACTAAGACatgtgggttgtgatgccttctagctctgagcctattagttgaaaactatatctatctatacagatagatatagatatataggtacatatagatagatatagatatatagatacactgggaggttggtattttacttCGGGGCTCACACATGGGAAGAATGTTTCTTTGTGATTTGGCCTGATGAGACTCTGGATTGACATTGTTAAGGCACCTCCCAATCCACATGCGGGCTTTGTGAACCAAGATGCTGGTGCTCCCTGGTCTAGTGATTATGTATCTATTTCTTTGTTTAGACAGTTGGACCCCTGTctattggattctttcttggatactcactTCTCTCTACTTGCATATATTTCttattgtttaattaaagtaagattactAACCCCTTTAAAGTGgtcttttctttagaaaagcagaGATCAAGAATCTGAGTTAGCAGCCTTCCTGTGTGCTGGTGTTATTGGTCTTACACCTCCATAGCAGCTGCTAGTAGCATTCCCACTACATTCATCTGATgaacagatggctcaggaggagaaagtgaggctggtgaccttgcacagccctccgtcacccaaaacaaagtcaagtgcaagtcatgtcatcatttctctgatgtcatggtcttcttcaaaaatgaaggacaaatacaacctgtgagtagattgagctgcctgaatggggacgggctttactggctagatttctctctctctctctctctctctctctctctctctctctctctctctctctctctctctctctctctctctctctctcctctctcctctctctctttgtattggtgtttctttctgtctttttctataATGGGAAGGTCAAACATGTATATAGGGTGAAACAAATGGACACAGAAAGCCACAagtacaaattttctccctgatcCCAGAGTATCCAGGACAAGGACACTCCCACCCATCTAAGACAACCTTCATTGATGATGTTTCCATCTGATGATCAGCTCCTCCTGGGAAGAGAGGACAATGGAGTTTTTGCTACTGGTGTAAATATGAGATATATATATGGCAATAT is part of the Notamacropus eugenii isolate mMacEug1 chromosome 3, mMacEug1.pri_v2, whole genome shotgun sequence genome and harbors:
- the LOC140531225 gene encoding taste receptor type 2 member 134-like produces the protein MPSPFIIFFMIIFLLESMASIIANGFILMVLGREWVRCWSLPPGDMILLSLGISRFFLQWATVLSNFYSYFLSTYRKVYILIFWHFTNMTTFWFTTWLAVFYCVKISSFTHPIFLWLKWRISQFVPWLLLLSLVISNLIFIPSFLKFYHVFDLPAPGNYSEKTTLDDVTGALQRKFLVQLQIFFMLIPFLFFLASIILLISSLWRHVGKMQLHNTGLQHLNKQVHITTLKSFFFFLILYTSYVLSLIVSLVAPFSVCSSSFWVWEVGTYAGISIHSAFLILNSSKLRRALKKMLSGHEAA